From the Candidatus Kapaibacterium sp. genome, the window CCATTTCGCGAAAAGTGCCGTTATCGCACAGCAAATCCACTCGTTCCCGAGCCGTAAGTTTGCCTTTTGCATGTTGCGAATCTATCCGAGCGTCGCCGCCACCTTTCATGGCAATGCTTTTCAGCTTGTACATTTTGGCGATTTTTTCTTCGATTTTCTGCTTATTTTCTTGGTCTGTCATATTTATATCTTATTAATATCAAACATAGTTCCGATTCCGAATAATAATTTAGGGTCGAAATACTTTTTAATTTCAATCATATCGTCAACGGTTTTATCGCCGTACATTTTTCGTAAATACTTTTTCTTGAGCTTCCCGATTCCGTGCTCAGCCGATACTGTCCCCGAAAGTGCGAGCGTTTTGTCTATGCACTTATCGTAAATTTGTAGTGCAAGTGCGTATTCTTCCTCATTTTGGCAAAAAATATTTGCGTGGAGATGGCTATTGCCAATATGTCCGAAAATTACGTATTGCAAGGGTAAATTGCCAAAAATGTCGGAATAAAAGCGGAATAATTCGGGGAAATGCTCAATTGGCACTGCTGTATCGAGCCCAACTTTCTTTTGGCTGTTCTCGGTCAAATTTTCGTAAACTTGGAGTGGCAATTCATGTCGGAATTCTGCCATTTCCTTGTGTTCTTTGTCATTTAGTGCAATCCATGTGTCGTCGCTTAATCCCGTATATTTTTGAATCATCGCGTACCATTCGCCCATGATTTCGTCCTCCTTGGGAGTCGAATATTCTTGCTCGAACCAAATTCCGGCTATTGCTTTTTCGGGAATTTGCGGAAATTTGGGGCGAAGCAAATTAAGTGATGGATTATCGAAATATTCTATTAATCTCGCAGAAATAGTTTTAACAGATTCTAGATTGGATTTGTTGTTAATTAGGCTCAAATCACGAATTTCAATTACAAAATCGAGCAATTTATCGGCATCATCGAAAAAGACAATTCCACCGATTATTGATTCCGGCAAAGGCAATACTTTGAGCGTAATTTCGGCAATTGCTGCGATTGTGCCTTCATTTCCGATGAACAAATCAATTGCGTCCATATTCTCGTGAGCAAAATAACCCGTGGCATTTTTAGTAGCGGGCATTTTGTAAACAGGTAATTGCAATTCGTACTTTTTGCCACTTTCGGAATTAAAAGATAATTTATAAGAATCGGCAAAAATTTCACCACGCTTGAGTGAAATTATTTCGCCATCGGGCAAAATCAATTTTAATCCCAAAATATGCTCGCGAATTGCACCGTATTTAAAGGTCCGCGAGCCTGATGCGTTTGTGGCAACATTTCCCCCAATAAATGAATTCATCTCAGTGGGATTTGGCGCCAAAAAGTAGCCCCGCGGTCGGAGAAAATCGTCCAATTCATTCAAAGAGACGCCCGCTTGAACTGTGACTTTGCCATCGCCGAAAGCGGAAATGCTTTTCAATAATTCAGTAGAAATAACTGCACCGTCATTTGGGACTCTTGAACCTGTGATGCCCGTTCCGGCACCTGAAAATGTCATTGGAATGTTTTGCTCAAAGCAGCTTTTTATAGCTTGGCGCAATTCGTCAAAATCCTCAGGAATATAGACTATATCGGCATTACCGTGCATATTCGACGAATCGAATGTATAGGGATGAATTGTATCTGTTTCAGTTTTGATAATCATAACGCTAATCTAATCCTTCCACG encodes:
- a CDS encoding FAD-binding oxidoreductase gives rise to the protein MIIKTETDTIHPYTFDSSNMHGNADIVYIPEDFDELRQAIKSCFEQNIPMTFSGAGTGITGSRVPNDGAVISTELLKSISAFGDGKVTVQAGVSLNELDDFLRPRGYFLAPNPTEMNSFIGGNVATNASGSRTFKYGAIREHILGLKLILPDGEIISLKRGEIFADSYKLSFNSESGKKYELQLPVYKMPATKNATGYFAHENMDAIDLFIGNEGTIAAIAEITLKVLPLPESIIGGIVFFDDADKLLDFVIEIRDLSLINNKSNLESVKTISARLIEYFDNPSLNLLRPKFPQIPEKAIAGIWFEQEYSTPKEDEIMGEWYAMIQKYTGLSDDTWIALNDKEHKEMAEFRHELPLQVYENLTENSQKKVGLDTAVPIEHFPELFRFYSDIFGNLPLQYVIFGHIGNSHLHANIFCQNEEEYALALQIYDKCIDKTLALSGTVSAEHGIGKLKKKYLRKMYGDKTVDDMIEIKKYFDPKLLFGIGTMFDINKI